The sequence AGCTCGTCCGCGCGCTCGGGCGAGATCGTGGTGGCCCTCATCGAGGACGAGGCCACCTGCAAGCGCTACTACCCCGAGGGCGACACCATCCGGTTCCAGCCCGCCAACCCGAAGATGGTGCCCATCTACGTCCGCAAGCAGGACTTCCGGCAGACGATGATCCTGGGCGTGGTCGTCGGCGTGTATCGCCAGCTTCGGGGCTGAACAGAAGTTTACACTTGTGGTGGGATGTCACTTTGCGGATTGTGCGCCCCTCTTCCGGAGGGCTCCGTGCTCCGCATCGTGATTCTGCAACTCGCTTTGTCCCAGACGCCGCCCGCACCGGCCACCCCTCCCCCGGCCCCGACGCCCAGCGCCGAAGAGAGCGCCGCCAAGGCCGCCGACGCCGCCCAGAAGGCCGCCGAGGCTGCGCAGCGCGCCGCCGAAGCCGCCCAGAAGGCCGCCGATGCCGCGGCCGCCACGCAGAAGGCGCCGCCCATTCCTGTCATGACGGCGGCTGTTCCCGCGGCTGAAATCTCGCCCTGGAGCGCGACGGCAGGGCTGGGCTTCATCTCGCTCACCGGCAACACCCGGAGCGTGACCGCCAGCGCCACCGCCGCCGCGGCGTACACGCGTGGTGATTGGGTGTTCAGTGGGAAGATGGCGGGCGTCTACGGCACCAGCCGCATCGCCCCGGATGAGCCCAGCCAGGTGCTCGCGCTCGCGGGCCTGCTCCAGCTCCGCGTGGACCGGAAGTTCACCGACCTCGTGGCGGCGTACGTGCTCTCGGGCGTGGAGACGAACCACGTGAAGAGCCTCGAGTACAACGCCTACGGCGAAGCGGGCGTGAGCTTGTTCTGGATCAACACCAAGAAGGACGACGGCTCGCAGACGTACCTGCGCACCGACCTCGGCCTCCGCGCGGGCGAGGAAGTGCAGTTCCAGTACTACCCGGTGCCCATGGATGTGCCGGACATCACCCTGGTGGCGCCGCGGCTCGGCGCCGAGTTCCGCTATGGGCTCACCAAGGACCTGCTCTTCGTCCAGACGGCGGACGTGATGACCAACATCGCCGGCACGTCGCAGACGCTGGTGAACTCGCTCTCCAAGGTCAGCGCGCGGCTGGTGGGCGGTTTGGCCATCGGCGCGAGCTTCGGCGTGGCGTACAACTCGGCGCCGCCGCAGGGCAAGGTCCCCACGGATACGACGCTGGCCCTCAACCTCGACTACTCGCTCTAAGCCATGGCCAATCCCGCTCCGCACGGTTTCCGCTTCTTCCGCGCCGGCGGCGTGGACCAGGTGCAGCTCCGCAACGGGGCCGACGTGGCCGCGCTGCCGCAGCTCGATCAGAAGCTCTGGATGGCGCTGTCGCTGCCCACGCGCGGGCTGGAGTTCGATCCGCGCACCGCGGACCTCATCGACACCGACAAGGACGGCCGCATCCGTCCGCCGGAGCTGCTCGCGGCGATCGAGTGGTCGAAGAAGACGTTCAAGAGCCTAGACACGCTGCTCAAGAGCGCCGACTCGGTGCCGCTCGCGAACATCGCCGACGCGGATGTGCTGGCCGGCGCCAAGCGGATTCTGACGAGCCTCAAGAAGCCCGACGCCACCGCCATCGCGCTCTCCGACGTGAGCGACACCGCGAAGATCTTCGCGGAGACCACCTTCAACGGCGACGGCGTGGTGCCCGCGGACGCCGCCAGCGACGCTGCGACCAAGAAGGCCATCGAGGACGTGATGGCCGTGATGGGCTCGACGCCCGACCGCAGCGGCAAGCCCGGCGTGGACCAGGCACGCGTGGACGCGTTCTTCGAGGAAGCGAAGGCGCTCGATGCCTGGAACAAGAAGCTCGACTCGGACGCTTCGCTGGCGCCGCTCGGCGCCGAGGGCATGGCCCAGGCCGCCGCGGCGGTGCGCGAGGTGAAGGCCAAGATCGACGACTACTTCGCGCGCTGCGCGATGGTCACGTTCGATCCCCGCTCGGCCGGGCCGCTGAATCGCGACGAGAAGGACTACGCCGCGCTCGCGCCGACGGAGCTCTCGACGAGCTCGCCGGAGCTGGCCGCGCTGCCGCTCGCGAAGATCGAGGCGGGCAAGAGCCTGTCCTTGCGTTCAGGTCTCAATCCCGCCTGGCAGTCGCGCATCGTGGCCATGGCCGACAAGGCCTCGGGGCCGTTGATCCAGAAGGCCGTGGCGCTCACCCAGGCCGACTGGGACAACACGCAAGCTAAACTTTCCGGTTACATCGCGTGGGAGGCGTCGAAGCCTCAGACCAAGGTGGAGAAGCTCGGCCTGCCCCGCCTGCGCGAGCTGCTCTCGACCGGCGCCAAGGCCAAGATCGACGCGCTCATCACGCAGGACAAGGCGCTCGAGAAGGAGGTGGCGCAGCTCGAGGCCGTGGAGCGGCTGGTCCGCTACCAGCGCGACTTGTTTTCGCTGCTCACGAACTCGGTGAACTTCGCCGACTTCTACGGCAAGCGCGGTGCGCTCTTCCAGGCGGGCACGCTGTACCTCGACGCGCGCAGCTGCGACCTGTGCATCGAGGTCACCGACGCGGCGGCGCATGCGTCGCTGGCGTCGCTCTCGGCGGCGTACCTGGCGTACTGCGACCTCACGCGGCCGAATGAGCCGAAGAAGACCGTGGTGGCCGTGTTCACCGACGGCGACTCGGACAACCTGCTCGCGGGCCGCAACGGTGTCTTCTACGACCGCAAGGGCCGCGACTGGCACGCGACGATCACCAAGATCGTCGCGAATCCGATCAGCATCCGTGAGGCGTTCTGGCTGCCCTACAAGAAGCTGGTGCGCGCCATCGAGGAGCAGATCGCCAAGCGCGCGCAGAGCGCCGAAGCGGAGTCGAGCGCCGAGATGGCCGCGGGCGCGACCGCGGTGGCCAACGTCGATAAGGCGCCGCCCAAGAAGGAGAAGGAAGAGCCGCGCAAGCTCGACCTCGGCACCATCGCGCTCATCGGCACGGCCATCGGCGGCATCAGCGCGCTCATGGGCGGCTTCCTGACGGCGCTCTTCGGCATGGGGCTCTGGATGCCGGTGGGCGTGGCCGGCGTGGTGTTGCTCATCTCCGGGCCGTCGATGCTGCTCGCCTACCTCAAGCTGCGTCAGCGCAACCTGGGCCCGCTGCTCGACGCCAACGGCTGGGCCATCAACACCCGCGCCAAATTGAACGTGCCGTTCGGCGCGGCGCTCACGGGCGTGGCGCGGCTGCCGGCCGGCTCGACGCGCTCGCTCGACGATCCGTTCGCCGAGAAGAAGCGGCCGTGGCGGTTCTACATCACCACGTTGGTGCTGCTGGTGCTCACGTACATGTGGTTCATCGGCAAGCTCGACGGCTATCTGCCCGCGCCGGTTCGCAACGCGACCGTGTTTCCGCCGAAGCCGGTGGCCACGGCGCCGGTCGAGCCCGCGGCGCCGAAGTAGACCTGCGTTCAGTAGTCGAGGACGGCGAAGACCTTGTCGGCCCCGAGCCGCGCCTTGCCGGGCAGGCCGGTGAGCTCGACGAGGAACGCGTACTCGAGCAGCGTGGCGCCCCGGCGCGAGACCAGGCGACCCGCGGCCTCGGCGGTGCCGCCCGTGGCCAACAGGTCGTCCACGATGATCACCCGCTCGCCCTGAGCCAGCGCGTCGGTGTGCATCTCGAGGGAGTCGGTGCCGTACTCGAGGGCGTAGCTCTCGCGGTCGACCTCGGCCGGGAGCTTGCCCGGCTTGCGCACGATGATGAGCCCTGCGCCGAGTGCGTACGCGAGCGGCGCACCGATGAGGTAGCCGCGCGACTCGATGGCGACGATCTTGTCGATCTTCTTTCCGCGATAGCGGTCCACGAAGACGTCGACCATCGATCGGAAGTGCGGTCCGTCGGCGAGGAGCGGGGTGATGTCGCGGAAGAGGATGCCCTTGCGCGGAAAGTCGGGGACGGCGCGGATCTTCTCTCGGAGGACGGCGGTCATGGGCGGCATGGTCGGCAAGACAGGGTTCGCAAGTCAACCCAAGTCTCTAGAGACCAGGCTCGAGCACGAAGTCGGAAGGCAAGCACGGCGGTTGTGGCCGCGCACGGTGCCCTGGGTGCGAAGGAGACGCAGCAGTCGATACGCGGTGGGACGGTTCACAGAACGCATCCACGTTCGCCGAGCGGGTTCACATCAGTTCAATTTTTTTTGGATTTCTGCGGAGAGGGAGGCGTCCTCCGTAGGCGTTCGACTCGCTGCGCTCGCAGATGGGCCCTTCGCGAGGGTAAACCGAAGTGACGAAGAGGCTCGGTTTGGCTTCTTGGGGAGAAATGCTGCGGGTTCTGCGCAGCAGTTCTTCATTCCCTCAAAAGCCGCTTGAACGTGAAGCGCGCATCCGTCGCTGCAATGAGACTCGCTTCGTCACGTCGAGCGAAGCGAGTCGTGCGCCTACGGAGGAAACCTCCGAGCGAGGGACCGAGGTCCTCTCCAGATTCTCAAAAAAATTTGAACTGACGTGAACCCGCTCGGCGAACGTGGATGCGTTCTGTGAACCGTTCCACCGCGACGACCCAAAGCGCTTCGAGCCGCACGCTGGGTATCGTGCGCGGCCACAACCGCCGTGCTCGTCTGCCGAGACCGCGCTCGTACACAGGCGGGGGTCGTTTGGCTGCGGTCAAATCGACTATGTTGCGCCGCCATGAACCGCACGATCGCCTTTTCCCTGCTCGTCGCCGCGCTGCTCGCGGGCTGCTCCGGCAAGTCCACGAACGCCACCGACGCCGGCGCGCAACTCCCGCCCGTCGCCGCGAGCCAGGGCTGCCAGCCGCTGCTCGCCTCGGGCGACGCCGGTGTGGATTGCCTCCTGCCCTACCCGTCGGACTTCTTCCGCGTGGCCGACGCCACCCTGCCCAGCGGCTTCCGCCTCGACACCTCCAACGCCGGCCCAGTCACCAAGAAGCCGCTCAACACCGACGTGAACCTCTACTTCCACATCGACGGCGCGTCGGAGATCCCGTCGATCGTGACCATGTTCCCCGAGGCCGTCTCGAAGACCGGCTTCGTGGGCCTGCTCGACGACCCGTCGCTCTCGACCCAGCCCTCGAGCAACGTGCTCTTCATCGAAGCCGCAACCGGAAACCTGATCCCGCACTTCGTGGACCTGGATCCGCACGCGAGCGATCCCACGCGGCAGGCCATCGTCATCCACGCGCTCGTGCCGCTCACCCCTGGCGGCCGCTACGTCATCGCCGTCCACGGCGTGAAGCACCCGGACGGCTCGCTGGTGTCGACGCCGCTCGGCTTCGCGCGCCTGCGCGATGGCACCGGCAGCGAGGACAGCGTGCTCGCGCCGCTCCAGAAGCACTTCACCAACGACGTTCTGCCGGTGGCCGTGAAGGCCGGCATCGCCCAGAGCGATCTGCAGATGGCCTGGGACTTCACCGTCGGCAGCGACGAGCGCCGCAATGGCGACATGTTGCAGGTGCGCAAGCTCGTGCTGCAGTGGCTGCAGTCGAATACCCCCACGGTGAGCATCGATTCCGTCACCACGATCAACCTGCCCAGCGACACCTGGATGCAAATCGAAGGCACGGTCCACGGCGCCCCGCTGTACCTCCAGAACCCGAACCCCGAGGCCCAGCTCTTCCGCGACGGGAACGGCGTGGTGGCCCAGAACGGCACCACGGACTTCCCCTTCACGGTGCAGGTGCCGGCGAGCGTCCGCGACAACGGCACGCCGGGCATGGCCATGGCGTACGGCCACGGCTTCTTCGGCAGCCGCGAGGAGATCACCTACGACAGCACGCGCAAGGTCGCGCAGGACCTGGGCGCGGTGATGTTCGCGATCGACTGGTGGGGCATGGACCTCGCCGACGGCAGCGAGCTCGCCGGCAACCTCGTGGACCACCCCGCCAAGACGCTCGACTTCGCCGACCGCGTGCACCAGGGCATGGCCAACTGGATCGTGATGACCTCCGCGATCCGCGGCCAGCTCTGCGCCGAGCCGCAGCTGCAGTTCCCGCTGACCGACGGCGGCGCGAGCGGCACCTGCATCATCGACGACTCGCAGGTCGTCTACTTCGGCATCAGCCAGGGCCACATCCTCGGCGGCACCATGACCGCGCTCAACCCCGACTTCCACAAGATCATCCTGCAGATGGGCGGCGTGGGCTTCACGCACATGATGACCCGCGCCAAGCCCTTCGGAGATGACTTCCTGCCCTTCCTCGATCTGTCGATGCCCGACCCGCTCGAGCAGCAGAAGTACATGGCCATGATGCAGCCGCAGTTCGATCGGTTCGATCCTGCGACGTACGCGCCGTTCGTGGTGCACGCGCCGTTCCCGGAGACGCCGAGCGATCGCCGGGTGATGCTCCAGAACGGCCTGGGCGACGACGAGGTGCCGAACCTGGGCACGTTCCTCGACTACCGCATGCTCCAGGTGCCGCTGGTCACGCCGGCGCCGGCCGCGCCGTTCGGCGTGCAGACCGTGGCCGCGCCGTACGCGGGCTCGGCCGCGTCGCTCTACGACTTCGACATCGATCTTCAGGCGCAGTACGCGGAGGCCGTGAACGCCGTGAACGAGAACAACGTGCACGGCACGCTGCGCGGAGTCGACGCAGCGCTTCAGCAGATGAAGAAGTTCTACGCCGACGGCACCGTCGACGAGTTCTGCGACGGCGGCCCGTGCCTGGAGCCCTGCCCCGCGGCGCCCGACTCCGGGCTGTGCCGGCCCAACGAGTAGGCCCGCCGCCTTCTCTGCTCGGCGTGATTTGAGATAATGCGGCGGTCGACGCGCGCGGCCGTGCGATGTCGTCGTCTCGCAAAGGATGAGGCACGGATGCGCAACAAGCTCTGGTGGGTGGTGATCGTCGGCGTCGCGGGCTTGACCCTCGCGGTCGTGGCCAACGGCTGCGGCTCGTCGTGCGGCCCCAACAACTGCGACGGCTGCTGCGACGCGTCCAACGTCTGCCACTCCGGCGCCGAAGCCAACAGCTGCGGCAAGGCCGGCGCCGCCTGCGCCACCTGCCCGGGTGGCCAGCAGTGCGTGCTCGGCGCGTGCGCCTTCCTCGGCGGCAACGGCGGCGGCAACGGCGGCAACACCTCCAACAACAATTCCAGCTCGACGGGCACCGTCGGCTCGACGGGCACCACCAACACCAGCCAGACCGTCGGCTCGTCGGGCACCACGAACACCAGCCAGAGCGTCGGCTCGACAGGCACCACGAACACGAGCGAGACCATTGGCACGACGGGATCCACCGGCGGGACGCACACCACGGGAAGCACCGGCTCGACGGCGACGACGACCACCGGCTCCACGGGCGCGACCGTCACCACCACCAGCTCGACGGGGACGACCAACACGGTCAGCACCTCCACGACCGGCACCACGGGAACGACGAGCACCACGGGCACGTCGACGACCGGCACCACGGGGCTGGGCGCCATCTGCGCGCCCTGCACCGACCCGAGCCAATGCGCGAGCGGCTACTGCAACACCAGCGTGGGCTTCTGCGACTTCCTCTCCAGCTGCAGCGAGTGCGGCAGCCTGGGCTGCGATCCCAGCGGCAACTACTGCGCGTGCCCCGGCGTGACCTCAGGGACGACCGGCACCTCGGGGACCACCGGGACGACGGGCACCACGGGCTCGGGCGACGGCGGGTTCTGCAGCGCAGGCCCCGTCAAGACGACGCTGAACAACTCCGGCGTGGGCAGCGTGTGCACGCCCTCGGTAACGGACGGCGGCCAGGGCAGCTGTGCGGCGGGCCAGGTCTGCATCCACATGTTCCCGAACGACAACGCCACGCGCTGCGCGGTCCCCAACTGCGACGGGTTCCTCACCGTCTGCCCGGGCGACACGCAGTGCGACTACACCGACGACACCCAGGCCGCGACCACCTGCGTCCCGGTGGGCTACGACGACGGCAGCCAGTGTCCCTCGGGCCTGGTGCCCTACTTCCTCACCAGCCCGAACCCGAACGACGAGACGGTGTGCGGCGCGCGCTGCCGCAGCAACAGCGATTGCAGCTGGGGCATGACTTGCGATGTCGCCTCGGGCACATGCAAGTGCAACAGCACCTCGACGATCTGCTCGGGTGGCTCGACCTGCGACCTCGCGAGCGGCTCGTGCGTGTTCAGGTGCACCTCGGACGCGACGTGCACCTCGGTCAATGCTGGCTGTTGCTTGAACTACAACGGGTTCGACTATTGCGACGCCGCGGCGACCCCCTAGAGGTTGGAGCGCTGGGCGCCGCGCTGGCCATGCGCCCCCAGGAGCAGGCCGAGCGCAAGCGCTGCCTGCTGCGGGTCGCGGCCGACTTCAGTGTCGACCGCTGGGCCGGCCGGAGGCTCGTCGACGTGGCCACCCTCCACGAGGACCGGCCCACCGACGGGCTGACCGCGCTCGCGCTGGTCAACGGAGCTCAGATCGCATGATCCCTCGCCCCGTCGAGCGCTCGGCCGCCCCGTCGGGCGCAAGGAGCTGATCATGGCCCGCGGCCTCCCCCCGCCTCCGCCGACGCTGGGCGCTCCCGGCGGCTTCGTGGTCGAGCCAAGGCGGCTCCTCCAGCGTCTGCTCAACCGCGTGGACGTGGACCGCGACGGGCGCATCACCGCCGCGGACCTGGCGCAGGCCAGGACCCGGGCCCTCTCCATCGACCTCGCGCCCGGGCTGCAACTCCGGCTCGCGGGCGCGGAGCGGCTGAGCGGGCTGGCGGCCATGCTGGCGGGCGAGATCCGCCGCGGCAACGCCGACCGCGCCGTGGTCCCGCTCTCACTGCTCGCGCCCACCCGCATCGACCGGGCGCTAACGCAGGTGGCGCAGACCTGGCAGGCGCTGCAGCGCTCCGCGAACAGCGTGGAGTCGCTCCAGCGCGCGGTGGAAGAAGGGCTCTTGCGCGCGCGCGACGGGCGCGCGTACCTCTACGTGCCCGAGGGCGACGAGCCGGCCCTGCGGCGGCTGGAGCGGCAGGCCCGGGGCAAGGCGAAGGTGGTGGTGGTGCCCTTCCCGCGGCGGCGGGTGCGGGTGTGGCAGCAGCGGATGGAGCACGACGCGGGCATCGCCTACCTGCCCCGGCCGTACCTCGTGCCCGGAGGCATGTTCACCGAGCTGTACGGCTGGGACAGCTACTTTCAGGCCCGGGGCGCGCTCGCGGCCGGCAAGGTGGACCTCGCCCGAGATGTGGCCGAGAACCTGGCCTACGAGATCCGCCACTACGGGAAGATCGCCAACACCAACCGCAGCTACCACCTCTCGCGCACCCAGCCGCCCCTCTCCACCTCGCTGGCGCGGGCGGTCTTCGAGGAGCTGGAGCGGCGCGGCGACCCCGACGCGCTCGGCTTTCTGGGTCGCTGCGCGCGGGCGGCGGAGCTCACCACCGAGGGCGTGTGGCGGCGCGCGCCAAGGGCCACGCCCCTCGGGCTCTCGCGGTACCACGACGAGGCCACCGGCCCCTGCCCCGAGGTGCCCGCGTCGTTCTATGCCCGGCACCCGCAGACCCCCGCCTTCTGGGACCACGACCGCGCCCAGCGCGAGAGCGGCTGGGACCTCACCCACCGCTGGGGCGACGAGGCGCACCTGCAC is a genomic window of Deltaproteobacteria bacterium containing:
- a CDS encoding trehalase, whose translation is MARGLPPPPPTLGAPGGFVVEPRRLLQRLLNRVDVDRDGRITAADLAQARTRALSIDLAPGLQLRLAGAERLSGLAAMLAGEIRRGNADRAVVPLSLLAPTRIDRALTQVAQTWQALQRSANSVESLQRAVEEGLLRARDGRAYLYVPEGDEPALRRLERQARGKAKVVVVPFPRRRVRVWQQRMEHDAGIAYLPRPYLVPGGMFTELYGWDSYFQARGALAAGKVDLARDVAENLAYEIRHYGKIANTNRSYHLSRTQPPLSTSLARAVFEELERRGDPDALGFLGRCARAAELTTEGVWRRAPRATPLGLSRYHDEATGPCPEVPASFYARHPQTPAFWDHDRAQRESGWDLTHRWGDEAHLHVPVCLNALLYRQERDLAAMFRRLEGARSARAAKWDRRARERRELIDRHLWDSRRGLYFDWSLSAGKRSSYETLASFYPLWVGLASGKQAARVAENLELFLEPGGLATSSRRSRAGAPSEPLQWDWPIGWAPLQVIAVEGLRRYGFHALADRVAYRWLHLVFRVAGEQNGSLKEKYDVVAGSAEVVSSEYQNQGDDFGRYLDDSGVRGVGFGWTNASIPLLLAGLDDGLRQALELDVPASQAGV
- a CDS encoding DUF481 domain-containing protein, giving the protein MLRIVILQLALSQTPPAPATPPPAPTPSAEESAAKAADAAQKAAEAAQRAAEAAQKAADAAAATQKAPPIPVMTAAVPAAEISPWSATAGLGFISLTGNTRSVTASATAAAAYTRGDWVFSGKMAGVYGTSRIAPDEPSQVLALAGLLQLRVDRKFTDLVAAYVLSGVETNHVKSLEYNAYGEAGVSLFWINTKKDDGSQTYLRTDLGLRAGEEVQFQYYPVPMDVPDITLVAPRLGAEFRYGLTKDLLFVQTADVMTNIAGTSQTLVNSLSKVSARLVGGLAIGASFGVAYNSAPPQGKVPTDTTLALNLDYSL
- a CDS encoding adenine phosphoribosyltransferase, which encodes MTAVLREKIRAVPDFPRKGILFRDITPLLADGPHFRSMVDVFVDRYRGKKIDKIVAIESRGYLIGAPLAYALGAGLIIVRKPGKLPAEVDRESYALEYGTDSLEMHTDALAQGERVIIVDDLLATGGTAEAAGRLVSRRGATLLEYAFLVELTGLPGKARLGADKVFAVLDY